In Halobacillus amylolyticus, the following proteins share a genomic window:
- the pyrH gene encoding UMP kinase, which translates to MTTARYRRIVLKLSGEALSGKEGFGLEPTIIQSISRQVKEVAELGVEVAVVVGGGNIWRGKVGSEMGMDRANADYMGMLATVMNSLALQDSLENMGIQTRVQTSIEMRQVAEPYIRRKAIRHLEKKRVVIFAAGTGNPYFSTDTTAALRAAEVEADVILMAKNNVDGVYSDDPKVNVDAKKYDQISYLDVLNEGLGVMDSTASSLCMDNDIDLLVFSITEEGNIKKAVMGENIGTIVRGK; encoded by the coding sequence ATGACTACAGCTCGCTATCGTCGCATCGTACTAAAACTGAGTGGAGAAGCCTTAAGTGGCAAAGAAGGTTTCGGTCTTGAACCAACGATTATACAATCCATTTCCCGTCAAGTTAAAGAGGTAGCCGAGTTAGGTGTAGAAGTCGCCGTGGTTGTTGGCGGTGGAAACATTTGGCGTGGGAAAGTAGGAAGCGAAATGGGTATGGACCGGGCTAATGCAGATTACATGGGAATGCTCGCTACAGTAATGAACTCTTTGGCTCTTCAAGACAGTTTGGAAAACATGGGTATTCAAACACGTGTCCAAACATCAATTGAAATGAGACAAGTTGCAGAACCGTATATACGGAGAAAAGCGATCCGCCATCTAGAGAAAAAACGGGTGGTTATTTTTGCTGCTGGAACTGGTAATCCTTATTTTTCTACGGATACAACTGCAGCATTACGTGCAGCTGAAGTGGAAGCAGATGTGATATTGATGGCTAAAAATAATGTCGATGGTGTATACTCAGACGATCCTAAAGTGAACGTCGACGCAAAGAAATATGACCAAATTTCCTATCTGGATGTGCTTAATGAAGGTTTGGGTGTTATGGATTCTACAGCTTCCTCTTTATGTATGGACAACGATATCGATTTATTGGTATTCTCTATTACAGAAGAAGGTAATATTAAAAAGGCCGTAATGGGCGAAAATATTGGAACTATTGTTAGGGGGAAATAA
- the tsf gene encoding translation elongation factor Ts codes for MAVNAKMVKELREKTGAGMMDCKKALTENDGDMEKAMEWLREKGISKAQKKADRIAAEGSAHIVVEGNTAALFEVNCETDFVTKNDQFKTLLQELGQHLVNQKPATVEEALEQKLHGEGNTINEYITDMVAKIGEKISLRRFVIKEKTDNDAFGAYMHMGGNIGVLTVLEGSTDEAVAKDVAMHVAAVNPRYVSRDEIPESEVDSEREVLKTQALNEGKPEKIVEKMVEGRLNKFFEEICLLEQSFVKDPDQKVKQYVASSKGEIKGFVRFEVGEGMQKREENFADEVMSQVKK; via the coding sequence ATGGCTGTTAATGCAAAAATGGTAAAAGAACTTCGTGAAAAAACAGGTGCTGGTATGATGGATTGTAAAAAAGCACTTACTGAAAATGACGGTGACATGGAAAAAGCAATGGAATGGCTCCGTGAAAAAGGTATTTCTAAAGCACAGAAGAAAGCGGATCGTATTGCTGCTGAAGGATCTGCACATATCGTAGTCGAAGGCAATACAGCAGCTCTTTTTGAAGTGAACTGCGAAACTGACTTCGTTACAAAAAATGACCAATTCAAAACACTGCTTCAAGAGCTTGGTCAACACCTTGTGAACCAAAAGCCTGCCACAGTTGAAGAAGCACTTGAGCAAAAGCTTCATGGTGAAGGCAACACGATTAATGAATACATTACAGATATGGTTGCTAAAATTGGGGAGAAGATCTCTCTTCGTCGTTTTGTTATTAAAGAAAAAACGGATAACGATGCATTTGGTGCTTATATGCATATGGGCGGAAACATTGGTGTTCTAACTGTACTTGAAGGGTCCACAGACGAAGCCGTTGCAAAAGATGTAGCGATGCATGTAGCAGCTGTTAACCCTCGTTACGTTTCCCGTGACGAAATTCCTGAGTCAGAAGTAGACAGCGAGCGCGAAGTATTGAAAACACAGGCTCTCAACGAAGGAAAGCCAGAAAAAATTGTTGAAAAAATGGTTGAAGGTCGTTTGAACAAGTTCTTCGAAGAGATTTGCCTGCTTGAGCAAAGCTTCGTTAAAGATCCAGATCAAAAGGTGAAGCAGTATGTAGCTTCTTCTAAAGGTGAGATTAAAGGGTTCGTCCGTTTCGAAGTTGGAGAAGGTATGCAGAAACGTGAAGAAAACTTTGCTGACGAAGTAATGAGCCAAGTTAAAAAATAA
- the rpsB gene encoding 30S ribosomal protein S2, with product MSVISMKQLLEAGVHFGHQTRRWNPKMKKYIFTERNGIYIIDLQKTVKKVDEAYNYVKQIAEDGGNVLFVGTKKQAQDTVRDEANRCGMYYINQRWLGGTLTNFQTIRKRINRLIDIERMEEDGTFDVLPKKEVVDMLKEKDRLVKFLGGIKEMTSIPDAMFVIDPRKERIAIAEAHKLNIPVIGIVDTNCDPDEIDYVIPANDDAIRAVKLLTSKMADAVLEAKQGEETEETEEAEAEAVQE from the coding sequence ATGTCTGTTATTTCTATGAAACAGTTGCTAGAAGCTGGTGTGCATTTCGGACACCAAACCCGTCGCTGGAACCCGAAGATGAAGAAGTATATCTTCACAGAGCGTAACGGAATTTATATCATCGACCTGCAAAAAACAGTTAAAAAGGTAGATGAAGCGTACAACTACGTAAAACAAATCGCCGAAGATGGTGGAAATGTCCTTTTCGTAGGTACGAAAAAACAAGCACAAGACACAGTTCGCGATGAAGCGAATCGCTGTGGTATGTACTACATTAACCAACGCTGGTTAGGTGGTACGCTAACGAACTTCCAAACGATCCGTAAGCGTATCAACCGTCTAATTGACATTGAGCGTATGGAAGAAGATGGTACATTTGACGTGCTTCCTAAAAAAGAAGTTGTTGATATGCTTAAAGAAAAAGATCGTCTAGTTAAATTCCTGGGCGGTATTAAAGAAATGACTTCAATTCCAGATGCAATGTTTGTCATTGACCCTCGTAAAGAGCGCATTGCTATCGCGGAAGCTCATAAATTAAATATCCCGGTAATCGGTATTGTTGATACAAACTGTGATCCGGATGAAATCGATTATGTCATCCCAGCGAACGATGACGCAATTCGCGCTGTTAAATTGCTTACTTCAAAAATGGCAGATGCTGTTCTTGAAGCGAAGCAAGGCGAGGAAACTGAAGAAACAGAAGAAGCGGAAGCGGAAGCTGTTCAAGAGTAG
- a CDS encoding DUF6115 domain-containing protein, with the protein MVYFLLAISFILHGVLILTIMVLFNKVKQTEELELRQKQVSSEIEEVFNAYLLEIKEENAKMDGWLKHTSQQSKQRPEQNSIDTEEKPDYTPPLPLEGEEDYQPSLQSSVIVMYQNGASMEEIARELNMGKTEVELLVKFQHIK; encoded by the coding sequence ATGGTGTACTTTCTATTAGCGATTAGCTTTATTCTGCATGGGGTTTTGATTTTAACTATTATGGTCTTGTTTAATAAAGTGAAACAGACAGAGGAATTAGAATTGCGTCAAAAACAGGTATCTAGTGAAATTGAAGAGGTATTTAATGCTTATCTTTTGGAAATAAAAGAAGAGAACGCAAAAATGGATGGGTGGCTCAAGCATACATCCCAGCAGTCGAAACAGCGCCCAGAACAAAATAGTATCGATACAGAGGAGAAACCAGACTACACTCCTCCGCTGCCATTAGAAGGTGAAGAAGATTATCAACCATCCCTTCAGTCTAGTGTGATAGTGATGTACCAAAATGGGGCTAGTATGGAGGAAATTGCCCGTGAATTAAACATGGGTAAAACAGAAGTTGAGCTGCTTGTAAAGTTTCAACATATAAAATAA
- a CDS encoding FliA/WhiG family RNA polymerase sigma factor, whose product MAGSISPQEQELWDLWVNEQNMEAANELVQQYYYLVLFHVQRIAVHLPRSVSKDDVKSLGLLGLYDALKKFDITRDLKFETYASFRIRGTIMDGLRKEDWLPRSVRDKAKKIEHTAEHIEQQYHRPATSTEIAEELNMSIIDVEEIMKDALYAHVLSIEEKVKDSPDEHKEGIGYSIPDKTTPTPTESLIREENYKELAQHIKKLNEKEQLVVSLFYTEELTLTEIGEIMDLTTSRISQIHAKAIFKLRNSLMSVVG is encoded by the coding sequence ATGGCAGGCTCTATATCTCCTCAAGAACAAGAGCTGTGGGACCTTTGGGTAAACGAGCAAAACATGGAAGCAGCAAATGAATTAGTGCAACAATACTATTATTTAGTTCTTTTTCACGTCCAGCGAATAGCTGTCCATCTACCCAGAAGCGTTAGTAAAGATGATGTGAAGAGTCTTGGACTGCTAGGCTTATACGATGCGTTAAAAAAATTCGATATCACCCGCGACTTAAAGTTTGAGACTTATGCCTCTTTTCGAATACGGGGGACAATAATGGATGGGCTCCGGAAAGAGGACTGGCTTCCGCGGTCCGTCCGTGATAAAGCAAAAAAAATCGAACATACAGCTGAACATATTGAACAGCAGTATCACAGACCTGCAACCTCAACAGAAATTGCCGAAGAGCTTAACATGTCAATAATCGATGTTGAAGAAATTATGAAGGATGCCCTCTATGCCCACGTGCTCTCAATCGAAGAAAAAGTAAAAGACAGCCCTGATGAACATAAAGAGGGTATTGGTTATTCCATACCTGATAAGACTACACCTACACCAACTGAAAGCCTTATAAGGGAAGAGAATTACAAGGAACTAGCCCAGCATATTAAAAAATTGAATGAAAAAGAGCAACTGGTCGTGAGTTTATTTTACACAGAAGAACTAACCTTAACAGAAATTGGTGAGATCATGGATTTAACGACATCGAGAATATCACAGATTCATGCTAAAGCCATTTTTAAGCTGAGAAATTCACTAATGAGTGTTGTAGGTTGA
- a CDS encoding chemotaxis protein CheD, translated as MSRVAGTVKIGIAELEIVKHDTLIRTSGLGSCVGLVLYDRSSKIAGMAHIMLPDSTLSKEASLNRAKYADTAIDALVDKMIIEGVKKHRLLAKLAGGAQMFQFSTASDTMRIGPRNVESVKKRLSQLMIPVESEDTGGKSGRTIEFNPATSLLHIRTVNKGESMI; from the coding sequence ATGAGTAGAGTAGCAGGGACGGTTAAAATAGGTATCGCTGAGCTTGAGATAGTTAAACATGATACATTGATTCGCACTTCAGGTCTAGGTTCTTGTGTGGGGCTTGTCCTTTATGATCGATCATCAAAAATAGCAGGGATGGCACATATTATGCTGCCGGATTCAACATTAAGCAAAGAAGCTTCATTAAACCGAGCTAAATATGCGGACACAGCTATTGATGCTTTGGTTGACAAAATGATAATAGAAGGTGTGAAGAAACACCGTCTACTTGCTAAACTTGCGGGGGGCGCACAGATGTTTCAGTTTTCAACAGCGAGTGATACGATGAGAATAGGTCCGAGAAATGTAGAATCGGTTAAGAAAAGACTTTCTCAATTAATGATTCCTGTTGAATCTGAGGATACAGGCGGGAAGAGTGGACGAACAATAGAGTTTAATCCGGCAACAAGCCTGTTACATATTCGTACGGTTAACAAGGGAGAGTCAATGATCTGA
- a CDS encoding chemotaxis protein CheC has product MEFSEKFTSFHLDVLKEIGNIGAGNAATSLSKLLHKKIDMHVPTVRLVDFQEVMELAGGSETRIVSIMLRLSGDAPGNMFFILTPTQSERFVSQITGITSFNLDDTDPPKVAFSALQELGNILAGSYLSALSDLTNLDLQPSVPSLTVDMAGSVLSFGLIELAQVSDVAIVIETSLSEKGAANESIEGHFFLIPDPPSYNTLFASLGVSGHE; this is encoded by the coding sequence ATGGAGTTTAGTGAGAAGTTTACCAGCTTTCATTTAGATGTTCTTAAGGAAATTGGCAATATAGGTGCGGGGAATGCTGCAACTTCATTATCTAAGTTGCTCCATAAGAAAATTGATATGCATGTCCCTACTGTTAGATTAGTAGATTTTCAGGAGGTAATGGAACTAGCTGGCGGATCAGAGACTAGGATTGTTAGTATCATGCTCCGTTTAAGTGGGGATGCTCCGGGGAATATGTTTTTCATTTTAACCCCGACACAATCCGAACGTTTCGTAAGCCAAATAACTGGTATAACCAGCTTTAATCTAGATGACACTGATCCTCCTAAGGTAGCTTTTTCTGCCTTACAGGAGCTCGGTAATATTTTAGCAGGATCGTATCTCTCGGCTCTCTCGGACCTAACAAATCTCGATCTGCAACCATCAGTACCGTCTTTAACAGTTGACATGGCAGGCTCTGTTCTAAGCTTTGGCCTAATAGAGCTTGCTCAAGTTAGTGATGTAGCGATTGTCATCGAAACATCGTTAAGTGAAAAGGGAGCTGCCAATGAATCGATAGAGGGACATTTCTTTTTGATTCCTGATCCGCCCTCTTACAATACTTTATTCGCATCGTTAGGAGTCTCTGGTCATGAGTAG
- a CDS encoding chemotaxis protein CheW encodes MFMSYENVQQVKVIVFQIEDEEYAIPVHHVGSIERVMHITRVPKTAPFVEGVINLRGVVTPVIDLRKRFGLEGYEQGGRTRIIIATIEEMDIGLIVDGANDVMDIEVEAIQPPPEVVGRIEAEYIQGVINVGQRLLILLNLDKVLSREEVRELHEVNG; translated from the coding sequence ATGTTTATGTCGTATGAGAATGTACAACAAGTGAAAGTGATCGTTTTTCAAATAGAAGATGAAGAATATGCCATACCGGTTCATCATGTAGGATCAATTGAACGGGTTATGCACATCACACGTGTACCGAAAACTGCACCATTTGTGGAAGGTGTGATCAACCTGCGAGGTGTGGTCACCCCTGTTATCGATTTACGAAAGCGATTTGGCCTAGAAGGATATGAGCAGGGTGGGCGTACGAGAATTATTATCGCAACCATTGAGGAGATGGATATCGGGCTTATTGTGGATGGAGCGAATGATGTTATGGACATAGAAGTGGAGGCTATTCAGCCCCCACCAGAAGTAGTTGGAAGGATAGAAGCGGAGTATATTCAAGGGGTGATTAATGTCGGGCAACGGCTGCTCATCCTGCTCAACTTAGATAAGGTGTTATCAAGGGAAGAGGTAAGAGAACTGCATGAGGTCAACGGATAG
- a CDS encoding chemotaxis protein CheA: METNQYLEIFIDESKEHLQSINDRLLDLEKNPKDLAIVGEIFRSAHTLKGMSATMGYQDLSNLTHKMENVLDGVRNEKIYVDSDMLDVVFDSVDDLEAMVMDIASGGTGERDVNRVVALLQTIENKETAEVKVAGHQATNKTNVGNPVELDEFALAVLEQSSEQGLNNWIVRVALREDCLLKAARVYMVFDVFEQAGEVIQSTPAVEELENENFGTSFQVLFVTDDQADNLKNKIMKISEIDDVHISVFDVDTYTSAQSDRDSPSSLEQEEKIIAKQGAGKPEEQSTAPEQKGKQAANKTIRVNIDRLDVLMNLFEELVIDRGRLEQISNELDHNDLKDTVERMSRVSGDLQTIILNMRMVPIEQVFNRFPRMVRQLSRDLNKDIDLQIVGAETELDRTVIDEIGDPLVHLIRNALDHGIESPEDRRQKGKPVTGKLELRAYHSGNHVFIEITDDGAGIHRERVIQKAISNHVITEEQAVNLSDKQVYELIMESGFSTAETISDVSGRGVGLDVVKNTIESLGGRIEIDSELDQGSIFSIQLPLTLSIISVMLVEVQQEKYAIPLSSIIETAIVNKRDVMHAHNKKVIDFRGNIIPLVFLKDILETPQTLEEDDDYLLVIARKGDKMAGFVVDSFIGQQEVVLKSLGDYLSGGFAISGATILGDGQVALILDSNALIK, encoded by the coding sequence GTGGAGACCAATCAATATTTAGAAATTTTCATTGATGAAAGTAAAGAACACTTACAGTCGATAAATGATCGATTATTAGATTTGGAGAAGAACCCTAAAGATCTAGCCATCGTTGGCGAGATTTTCAGATCTGCCCATACTTTAAAAGGGATGTCTGCAACAATGGGCTATCAAGACTTGTCTAACCTTACACATAAGATGGAAAATGTTTTGGATGGGGTTCGAAACGAAAAAATTTACGTCGATTCTGACATGCTCGATGTCGTATTCGATTCAGTCGATGATCTCGAGGCCATGGTGATGGACATTGCAAGTGGCGGTACAGGGGAACGGGATGTCAACCGGGTCGTTGCTTTATTACAAACGATTGAAAACAAAGAAACGGCCGAAGTTAAAGTAGCTGGTCATCAAGCAACAAATAAAACAAATGTAGGTAACCCCGTGGAATTGGATGAATTTGCGCTTGCAGTTCTTGAACAATCGAGTGAGCAAGGACTAAATAACTGGATCGTCCGCGTTGCTCTAAGAGAGGACTGTTTGTTAAAGGCAGCCCGTGTTTATATGGTGTTTGATGTTTTCGAGCAAGCTGGTGAAGTCATTCAGTCTACACCAGCTGTGGAGGAACTTGAAAATGAGAATTTTGGAACGAGTTTTCAGGTGTTATTTGTTACGGATGATCAAGCTGACAACCTTAAAAATAAGATTATGAAAATCTCTGAAATTGACGATGTTCACATTTCAGTATTTGATGTTGATACATACACATCAGCCCAATCAGATCGCGATTCGCCATCTTCATTAGAACAAGAGGAAAAGATAATAGCAAAACAAGGGGCAGGGAAGCCTGAGGAGCAATCCACAGCTCCTGAGCAAAAAGGGAAGCAAGCTGCCAATAAAACGATCCGCGTTAATATAGACCGACTCGATGTATTGATGAATCTGTTTGAAGAACTTGTCATTGATCGCGGACGTTTAGAGCAAATTTCCAATGAGTTGGATCATAATGATTTGAAGGACACGGTAGAAAGGATGTCTCGTGTATCAGGTGATTTGCAAACTATTATTTTGAATATGCGCATGGTTCCTATCGAGCAGGTATTCAACCGCTTCCCTAGAATGGTGAGACAACTGTCACGTGATTTAAATAAAGATATAGACTTGCAAATAGTTGGGGCGGAAACAGAGCTTGACCGAACAGTGATTGATGAAATCGGGGACCCGCTTGTTCATCTGATTCGCAATGCATTAGATCATGGGATTGAGAGTCCAGAGGATCGGAGGCAAAAAGGCAAGCCGGTGACAGGGAAACTGGAGCTAAGGGCCTATCACAGTGGCAATCATGTATTTATTGAAATCACTGATGACGGTGCAGGAATCCATCGTGAACGGGTAATTCAAAAAGCGATTTCAAATCATGTCATCACGGAGGAACAAGCTGTTAATTTATCTGACAAGCAAGTATATGAACTGATTATGGAAAGCGGATTCTCAACAGCTGAGACGATCTCCGATGTGTCAGGCAGAGGTGTAGGTCTCGATGTGGTTAAGAATACCATCGAATCATTAGGTGGAAGGATAGAGATTGATTCTGAGTTAGATCAGGGAAGCATATTCTCGATTCAACTCCCCCTCACTCTCTCTATCATTTCGGTCATGCTTGTTGAGGTGCAACAAGAGAAATACGCGATCCCACTTTCTTCTATTATAGAAACAGCGATCGTCAATAAAAGGGATGTTATGCATGCACATAATAAGAAAGTCATTGATTTCAGAGGAAATATAATCCCGCTAGTATTTTTAAAAGATATTTTAGAGACACCACAAACTCTAGAAGAGGATGATGACTATTTACTTGTGATTGCTCGTAAAGGGGACAAGATGGCCGGGTTCGTCGTCGATTCCTTTATTGGCCAGCAGGAAGTTGTGCTTAAATCATTGGGTGATTATTTATCTGGGGGGTTCGCCATATCAGGTGCAACCATTTTAGGTGATGGTCAAGTCGCTTTAATTTTAGACTCAAATGCACTGATCAAATAA
- a CDS encoding protein-glutamate methylesterase/protein-glutamine glutaminase produces the protein MNKVKVLIVDDSAFMRKVLSDIVNKDYRMEVVGTARNGKDALRKVKDLSPDVITMDIEMPVMDGLMALRCLMQEDPKPIVMLSSLTGKGAESTLQAISLGAVDFVLKPSGAISLDINQVETEIIQKIITASKANVAKKSPVKLMQRLPLKGSRGNGRSVVAIGTSTGGPRALQEVLTAIPKGFPAPILVVQHMPKGFTKSLAKRIGQLASIHVKEAEHGEQLQSGVAYIAPGDLHMGVEATYEHLKISLSQGEPMNGHRPSVNYLYQSLAKVKQYKTVSVIMTGMGTDGMEGLIELKTQCPETYCIAESEETCVVYGMPKAVIKANLANEIAPLDDINHRIVQAILGRGN, from the coding sequence TTGAACAAAGTAAAAGTATTAATTGTAGATGATTCAGCGTTCATGAGAAAAGTCCTGTCTGACATCGTAAACAAGGATTATCGAATGGAGGTTGTTGGGACGGCTCGAAATGGGAAAGATGCCTTGCGGAAAGTTAAAGATCTTTCTCCTGATGTCATTACAATGGATATCGAAATGCCTGTGATGGATGGGCTTATGGCATTAAGATGTCTAATGCAGGAGGATCCGAAGCCTATCGTGATGCTGTCCAGCTTAACGGGGAAAGGGGCGGAAAGCACACTCCAAGCCATCAGTCTTGGTGCCGTTGATTTTGTATTAAAACCTTCAGGGGCGATTTCCCTTGACATAAATCAAGTAGAAACAGAAATCATTCAAAAAATAATAACTGCTAGTAAAGCAAACGTTGCAAAAAAATCCCCAGTAAAATTGATGCAGAGATTACCATTAAAGGGATCAAGGGGAAACGGTCGTTCCGTTGTTGCGATTGGGACATCCACTGGTGGACCGAGGGCCTTACAGGAAGTTCTTACAGCGATTCCTAAAGGTTTTCCGGCGCCGATTCTAGTCGTCCAGCATATGCCTAAAGGGTTTACGAAATCTTTGGCTAAGCGTATTGGTCAATTAGCTTCTATACATGTAAAAGAAGCAGAACACGGAGAACAGTTACAAAGTGGCGTGGCCTACATTGCCCCAGGGGATCTTCATATGGGTGTTGAAGCAACGTACGAGCACTTGAAAATTTCTCTCAGCCAGGGCGAACCGATGAATGGACATCGCCCCTCAGTGAATTATTTATACCAATCACTAGCCAAGGTGAAACAGTACAAAACGGTTTCTGTCATCATGACAGGGATGGGGACAGATGGTATGGAGGGGTTAATCGAACTGAAAACACAGTGCCCAGAAACCTACTGTATTGCCGAATCAGAAGAAACTTGTGTTGTGTACGGGATGCCAAAAGCGGTCATTAAAGCAAATTTAGCTAATGAAATTGCTCCACTTGACGATATAAATCACAGAATAGTACAGGCCATTTTAGGCAGGGGGAATTGA
- a CDS encoding MinD/ParA family protein: protein MADQAEQLRSRLIRMDMPKAKTMAIASGKGGVGKTNFTINFALKLIEQGKKVLIFDLDIGMGNVDILLGVTPKYSIVHLFQERKDIRDIIESGPNNLAYIAGSSGLTTLFQLDNNSFRYFQQAFEQLTTEYDFILFDMGAGVTEESLHFITSADEAIVVTTAEPTSITDAYAMIKHLIRHDPALPIHVLINRALSDQAGLSTFRRLEAAVEKFLNKQLSNLGVVPDDRAVLKAVTNQLPFVLAQPKSQASRAVGQIAAQYLALKRPNNEKAESFISKLKRFVLK from the coding sequence ATGGCTGATCAAGCTGAACAACTTCGCAGCCGTCTGATTAGAATGGATATGCCCAAGGCGAAAACGATGGCCATCGCCAGTGGAAAAGGCGGTGTCGGCAAGACGAACTTCACGATAAACTTTGCTTTAAAGCTTATAGAGCAAGGGAAAAAGGTATTAATTTTCGACCTTGATATTGGTATGGGGAATGTAGATATTCTGCTTGGTGTTACACCAAAATACTCGATCGTCCACCTTTTTCAAGAGCGGAAAGATATTCGCGATATTATTGAATCGGGGCCAAATAATCTGGCCTATATCGCTGGGAGTTCGGGGTTAACTACACTTTTCCAATTAGATAATAATAGCTTTCGTTATTTTCAACAAGCATTTGAGCAGCTTACCACTGAGTACGATTTTATTTTGTTCGACATGGGAGCAGGTGTCACAGAGGAGAGCTTGCATTTTATCACTTCTGCCGATGAGGCGATCGTTGTAACAACAGCCGAGCCCACATCGATCACCGATGCCTATGCAATGATCAAGCATTTAATAAGACATGATCCTGCCTTACCTATTCATGTGCTGATTAATCGGGCACTGAGTGATCAAGCTGGATTGAGCACATTTAGAAGACTTGAGGCTGCCGTGGAGAAGTTTCTTAATAAACAGCTCTCTAATTTAGGTGTGGTTCCAGATGATCGCGCGGTTTTAAAAGCTGTAACGAATCAGCTTCCTTTTGTTCTTGCCCAGCCAAAGAGTCAGGCGAGTAGGGCTGTCGGACAAATTGCAGCACAATACCTCGCATTGAAGAGACCAAATAATGAGAAAGCTGAATCTTTTATTTCAAAATTAAAGCGCTTTGTTTTGAAGTAA
- the flhF gene encoding flagellar biosynthesis protein FlhF, producing MKVKKFQAGTMPEVMKKVKKELGTDAVILNSKPIKVGGVLGLFKKSHVEVIAAVDPTIEHVPKKETKTEMKGDFSGQNAPNDELLKELKSLKAMIQTQHHQPSYPAAIESIHRHLVSQEVEPMLAKELADELQKLTANRDISDEQWTNLAEDELQKKLTHLSFGHESFKKQYVHLVGPTGVGKTTTVAKIAADALLNKHLKVAFITTDTYRIAAIDQLKTYAKILDIPLEVAYSLEDYIQAREKFEDYDLVLIDTAGRNFRDAHYVNELRKVVDFTEDTETYLVLSLTSKYPDMSNIYQQFADIPIKKLIFTKEDETSRMGGAISMAVNHNIGVAYVTYGQNVPDDIKPASRKSLVRSVMEAAANG from the coding sequence ATGAAGGTGAAAAAATTTCAAGCTGGAACAATGCCGGAAGTGATGAAGAAAGTAAAAAAAGAGCTTGGAACAGACGCAGTCATATTGAATTCCAAACCGATTAAGGTTGGAGGAGTATTAGGTCTATTTAAAAAGAGTCACGTGGAAGTAATTGCAGCAGTCGATCCCACTATCGAACATGTTCCAAAGAAGGAAACTAAAACTGAAATGAAAGGAGACTTCTCAGGACAAAACGCTCCTAACGATGAATTATTGAAGGAATTAAAGTCGTTAAAAGCTATGATTCAAACACAGCATCATCAACCTTCTTATCCAGCCGCAATTGAATCTATACATAGGCATCTTGTTTCACAGGAAGTTGAGCCCATGCTCGCTAAGGAGCTTGCAGATGAACTGCAGAAGCTGACAGCAAATCGAGATATCTCTGATGAACAGTGGACGAATCTTGCTGAAGATGAACTGCAAAAGAAGCTGACACATCTCTCATTTGGTCATGAGTCTTTTAAGAAACAGTATGTACATCTTGTGGGACCAACAGGGGTAGGGAAAACGACCACAGTCGCCAAAATAGCGGCTGATGCCCTGTTAAATAAACATCTTAAGGTCGCATTCATTACAACCGATACGTATCGGATTGCAGCCATTGACCAGTTGAAAACCTATGCGAAAATCCTAGATATCCCGCTCGAAGTTGCCTATAGCTTAGAAGATTATATTCAGGCGAGGGAAAAATTTGAAGACTATGACCTCGTACTCATCGATACCGCAGGTCGTAACTTTAGAGATGCCCATTATGTAAATGAACTGAGAAAAGTGGTTGATTTTACAGAGGATACAGAGACGTACTTAGTGCTATCGCTTACATCTAAGTACCCTGACATGAGTAATATCTATCAACAGTTTGCAGATATTCCGATAAAGAAGCTTATCTTTACGAAAGAGGATGAGACATCAAGAATGGGCGGTGCCATCAGCATGGCGGTGAATCATAATATCGGTGTCGCCTATGTTACGTATGGTCAAAATGTTCCTGATGATATAAAGCCTGCGAGCAGAAAATCACTCGTTCGCTCAGTCATGGAGGCTGCAGCGAATGGCTGA